A DNA window from Primulina tabacum isolate GXHZ01 chromosome 12, ASM2559414v2, whole genome shotgun sequence contains the following coding sequences:
- the LOC142520840 gene encoding uncharacterized protein LOC142520840 isoform X3: MNTSQRIFATPILLSFARTRIFSSASVKFREGGVSMVQGASRGIGLEFVKQLLEKSNKGNVVATCRNPIEATGLLELKNKFAERLDIHRLDLTVDSTMEEVAKSVEDKHGYLNLLVNASGILSMPDILRPETTLSKVKREALLLAYEVNAIGPLLVTKQMWPLLKAGGGTGTDRDFAIVANISARVGSIGDNRLGGWHSYRSSKAALNQLTKTVSVEFARKKDPIVCILLHPGTVDTDLSRPFQGNVPKYKLFTKEFSVQKLLSIIDDAKLSDNGKFFAWDGQEIPW; the protein is encoded by the exons ATGAATACGAGTCAACGGATTTTTGCAACACCAATTCTACTGTCGTTTGCCAGAACCCGAATATTTTCTTCTGCCTCAGTCAAATTCCGGGAAGGTGGCGTTTCTATGGTTCAAGGTGCTTCAAGGGGAATCGGCCTTGAGTTT GTCAAACAATTGTTAGAGAAAAGCAACAAAGGGAATGTCGTTGCAACATGCCGCAATCCTATTGAGGCCACTGGACTACTTGAATTGAAGAATAAGTTTGCTGAACGTCTTGATATTCATCGGTTGGACCTCACTGTTGATAGCACGATGGAG GAAGTGGCCAAGTCTGTAGAAGACAAACATGGTTATCTAAACCTTCTCGTGAATGCATCTGGAATACTCTCGATGCCTGACATTTTGCGACCAG AAACAACATTGAGTAAAGTTAAGAGAGAAGCACTACTTCTTGCCTACGAGGTTAATGCCATTGGTCCTCTATTGGTTACTAAG CAAATGTGGCCTCTGCTCAAGGCTGGCGGAGGAACTGGAACTGATAGAGATTTTGCGATCGTTGCCAATATTAGTGCCAGGGTAGGATCCATTGGAGATAATCGCTTAGGTGGTTGGCACTCATATCGATCTTCTAAGGCTGCACTTAATCAGT TGACGAAAACAGTGTCCGTGGAGTTTGCCCGTAAGAAAGATCCAATTGTATGCATATTGTTGCATCCAGGCACAGTAGATACAGATTTATCTAGACCTTTTCAGGGAAATGTCCCAAAATATAAACTCTTCACTAAAGAATTTTCAGTGCAGAAGCTATTAAGCATCATCGATGACGCAAAGCTTTCCGACAATGGCAAGTTCTTCGCCTGGGATGGCCAAGAAATACCTTGGTGA
- the LOC142520840 gene encoding putative oxidoreductase C663.09c isoform X2 gives MKIRLCNCIEVTVNIVLVSFESSNHKIRYSKLSGDRRGYFCWESHLSRGVEGSTVMNTSQRIFATPILLSFARTRIFSSASVKFREGGVSMVQGASRGIGLEFVKQLLEKSNKGNVVATCRNPIEATGLLELKNKFAERLDIHRLDLTVDSTMEEVAKSVEDKHGYLNLLVNASGILSMPDILRPETTLSKVKREALLLAYEVNAIGPLLVTKQMWPLLKAGGGTGTDRDFAIVANISARVGSIGDNRLGGWHSYRSSKAALNQLTKTVSVEFARKKDPIKLLSIIDDAKLSDNGKFFAWDGQEIPW, from the exons gtactccaagttatcaggagaccggagagggtacttctgttGGGAGTCACATCTGAGTCGAG GAGTCGAGGGCTCCACGGTGATGAATACGAGTCAACGGATTTTTGCAACACCAATTCTACTGTCGTTTGCCAGAACCCGAATATTTTCTTCTGCCTCAGTCAAATTCCGGGAAGGTGGCGTTTCTATGGTTCAAGGTGCTTCAAGGGGAATCGGCCTTGAGTTT GTCAAACAATTGTTAGAGAAAAGCAACAAAGGGAATGTCGTTGCAACATGCCGCAATCCTATTGAGGCCACTGGACTACTTGAATTGAAGAATAAGTTTGCTGAACGTCTTGATATTCATCGGTTGGACCTCACTGTTGATAGCACGATGGAG GAAGTGGCCAAGTCTGTAGAAGACAAACATGGTTATCTAAACCTTCTCGTGAATGCATCTGGAATACTCTCGATGCCTGACATTTTGCGACCAG AAACAACATTGAGTAAAGTTAAGAGAGAAGCACTACTTCTTGCCTACGAGGTTAATGCCATTGGTCCTCTATTGGTTACTAAG CAAATGTGGCCTCTGCTCAAGGCTGGCGGAGGAACTGGAACTGATAGAGATTTTGCGATCGTTGCCAATATTAGTGCCAGGGTAGGATCCATTGGAGATAATCGCTTAGGTGGTTGGCACTCATATCGATCTTCTAAGGCTGCACTTAATCAGT TGACGAAAACAGTGTCCGTGGAGTTTGCCCGTAAGAAAGATCCAATT AAGCTATTAAGCATCATCGATGACGCAAAGCTTTCCGACAATGGCAAGTTCTTCGCCTGGGATGGCCAAGAAATACCTTGGTGA
- the LOC142520840 gene encoding putative oxidoreductase C663.09c isoform X1 encodes MKIRLCNCIEVTVNIVLVSFESSNHKIRYSKLSGDRRGYFCWESHLSRGVEGSTVMNTSQRIFATPILLSFARTRIFSSASVKFREGGVSMVQGASRGIGLEFVKQLLEKSNKGNVVATCRNPIEATGLLELKNKFAERLDIHRLDLTVDSTMEEVAKSVEDKHGYLNLLVNASGILSMPDILRPETTLSKVKREALLLAYEVNAIGPLLVTKQMWPLLKAGGGTGTDRDFAIVANISARVGSIGDNRLGGWHSYRSSKAALNQLTKTVSVEFARKKDPIVCILLHPGTVDTDLSRPFQGNVPKYKLFTKEFSVQKLLSIIDDAKLSDNGKFFAWDGQEIPW; translated from the exons gtactccaagttatcaggagaccggagagggtacttctgttGGGAGTCACATCTGAGTCGAG GAGTCGAGGGCTCCACGGTGATGAATACGAGTCAACGGATTTTTGCAACACCAATTCTACTGTCGTTTGCCAGAACCCGAATATTTTCTTCTGCCTCAGTCAAATTCCGGGAAGGTGGCGTTTCTATGGTTCAAGGTGCTTCAAGGGGAATCGGCCTTGAGTTT GTCAAACAATTGTTAGAGAAAAGCAACAAAGGGAATGTCGTTGCAACATGCCGCAATCCTATTGAGGCCACTGGACTACTTGAATTGAAGAATAAGTTTGCTGAACGTCTTGATATTCATCGGTTGGACCTCACTGTTGATAGCACGATGGAG GAAGTGGCCAAGTCTGTAGAAGACAAACATGGTTATCTAAACCTTCTCGTGAATGCATCTGGAATACTCTCGATGCCTGACATTTTGCGACCAG AAACAACATTGAGTAAAGTTAAGAGAGAAGCACTACTTCTTGCCTACGAGGTTAATGCCATTGGTCCTCTATTGGTTACTAAG CAAATGTGGCCTCTGCTCAAGGCTGGCGGAGGAACTGGAACTGATAGAGATTTTGCGATCGTTGCCAATATTAGTGCCAGGGTAGGATCCATTGGAGATAATCGCTTAGGTGGTTGGCACTCATATCGATCTTCTAAGGCTGCACTTAATCAGT TGACGAAAACAGTGTCCGTGGAGTTTGCCCGTAAGAAAGATCCAATTGTATGCATATTGTTGCATCCAGGCACAGTAGATACAGATTTATCTAGACCTTTTCAGGGAAATGTCCCAAAATATAAACTCTTCACTAAAGAATTTTCAGTGCAGAAGCTATTAAGCATCATCGATGACGCAAAGCTTTCCGACAATGGCAAGTTCTTCGCCTGGGATGGCCAAGAAATACCTTGGTGA